A part of Halobacillus shinanisalinarum genomic DNA contains:
- a CDS encoding ABC transporter permease produces MKSSITVIKEQIKYFYLVRRLSLYELKSANNNNYLGMLWELLNPAIQISIYWFVFGIGIRGNRVGEGGMDFFPWMLSGIVIWFMFNQGLIQASKSIYTKIKILSKMNFPMSVIPSYVIFSKFYPHLLLLVLVSVILTILGFPINIYYLQLPIYMGAVLALLYALSLIMSTLSTIVRDVQMFLQSVLRMLLYLSPILWDVNQLGEELAWLKVIMKINPFYYIVEGYRTSLLGQGWYFIDEWQYTLYFVGVVAVLFIIGSALHVKFRRHFIDFL; encoded by the coding sequence ATGAAGTCATCGATTACAGTAATAAAGGAACAAATTAAATATTTTTATCTCGTACGAAGACTATCTTTGTATGAACTGAAAAGCGCTAATAATAATAATTATTTAGGAATGCTTTGGGAATTACTAAACCCAGCCATTCAAATTTCTATTTATTGGTTTGTTTTTGGTATTGGTATTCGAGGTAACAGAGTTGGTGAAGGGGGAATGGACTTTTTCCCTTGGATGCTTTCGGGTATTGTTATATGGTTTATGTTTAACCAGGGATTGATTCAAGCTTCCAAGTCCATTTACACTAAAATAAAAATATTATCGAAGATGAACTTTCCGATGAGTGTTATTCCCAGCTATGTTATTTTTTCGAAGTTTTATCCACACTTATTGTTATTAGTTTTGGTCTCCGTCATCTTAACGATATTAGGTTTTCCAATTAATATTTATTATTTGCAACTACCTATATATATGGGTGCGGTACTGGCCTTGCTTTATGCACTTTCACTAATAATGTCGACACTTTCCACAATCGTACGTGACGTACAGATGTTTCTTCAGTCTGTGTTGAGGATGTTGCTTTACTTATCTCCGATCCTTTGGGATGTTAACCAGTTGGGGGAGGAGCTAGCGTGGCTTAAAGTAATTATGAAAATTAATCCCTTCTACTATATCGTAGAAGGTTATCGTACCTCCTTATTAGGTCAAGGCTGGTACTTCATTGATGAATGGCAGTATACGTTGTACTTCGTCGGAGTTGTGGCAGTATTGTTTATTATTGGCTCTGCGTTGCACGTTAAATTCAGAAGGCACTTTATTGATTTTCTATAA
- a CDS encoding CDP-glycerol glycerophosphotransferase family protein produces the protein MRPRTNQQPSVADIKLHDSERLSIFIPMSKDKDRNNRLVLVNRQSQEEINIPLKKKDVNSDTWLLYGVLDYSIRKEILLEGKYWDLYLQNSEGTQRVNSTDNSIEFARINLDGVTFHPYITKKGNVSFRHSEIELFAGITDIDLQNDGALNIEGLIEKVDSDKVRESNLIITDTSNNENRIPVQIIEKPRENFDVFKTQFKLNETYSGVLPNSLKFALGVEVTDKESVLVRESPRLKYHGPATFEQDHLIYDEKTKIKFTIKPTKKRRYLSVKILEDNPIKETIEKVELKVAKIRRGKRALKIYKSIFRFASILPRKNNLVVFESFHGKQYSDSPRAIYEYMKEYEPNYNLIWSADRRFYMELKEKGLPVIRRFSIQWLLVMTRAKYWVTNTRLPNWMPKPKGTEYLQTWHGTPLKRLATDMDEVHMPGTNTFKYKSNFIKETGKWDYLVAPNQYSSDIFERAFLFNGTMIESGYPRNDYLIQQDNKETMNGLKKSLNIPIDKKVILYAPTWRDNQFYQKGKYKFDLSLDLKQMREELGEEYVVILRMHYLIAENFDLGPFEGFAYDLSKHEDIRDLYLISDALITDYSSVFFDYANLRRPIIFYVYDLDEYRDSLRGFYLDLETEAPGPLTKTTNEVITSIKEFENSNYHLGEAFEEFYDRFCSWEDGESSKRVVEEVFKK, from the coding sequence ATGAGACCAAGAACTAACCAACAACCTTCAGTTGCAGATATCAAATTACATGATAGTGAAAGATTATCGATCTTTATACCAATGTCTAAAGATAAAGATCGAAACAACCGCTTAGTCCTTGTTAATCGTCAATCTCAAGAAGAAATCAATATCCCGTTAAAGAAGAAAGATGTGAACAGTGATACCTGGCTTCTTTATGGAGTACTGGATTATTCTATACGGAAAGAAATATTACTTGAAGGAAAGTATTGGGACCTTTATTTGCAAAATAGCGAAGGTACACAACGGGTAAATAGTACAGACAATTCGATTGAATTTGCTAGGATAAACTTAGATGGTGTTACTTTTCATCCGTATATTACTAAAAAAGGCAACGTTTCATTTAGACACAGTGAGATTGAGCTTTTTGCAGGTATAACTGATATTGATCTTCAAAATGATGGGGCTCTAAATATAGAAGGTCTTATAGAGAAAGTGGATTCAGATAAAGTTAGAGAAAGCAACCTGATAATTACTGATACGTCTAATAATGAAAACAGAATACCGGTTCAAATTATAGAGAAACCAAGAGAGAATTTTGATGTATTTAAAACTCAGTTCAAACTTAATGAAACTTACTCAGGTGTCCTTCCTAATTCTTTAAAGTTTGCATTAGGAGTAGAAGTTACAGATAAGGAGTCTGTTTTAGTTAGGGAAAGTCCAAGATTAAAATATCATGGGCCGGCTACATTCGAGCAAGATCATTTAATTTATGATGAAAAAACAAAAATAAAGTTTACAATTAAACCAACTAAGAAGAGGAGATACCTATCCGTTAAAATTCTAGAGGACAACCCTATTAAGGAGACTATTGAAAAGGTTGAACTAAAAGTTGCTAAAATTAGAAGAGGAAAACGTGCACTAAAGATTTATAAAAGTATCTTTCGGTTTGCTAGTATCCTTCCAAGGAAGAATAATTTGGTTGTGTTTGAAAGCTTTCATGGCAAGCAGTATAGTGACAGTCCGCGTGCGATATATGAATATATGAAAGAGTATGAACCTAACTATAATTTAATATGGAGTGCAGATCGAAGGTTCTATATGGAACTCAAGGAGAAAGGCTTGCCAGTCATAAGACGATTTTCAATTCAGTGGCTGCTGGTAATGACTAGGGCTAAATATTGGGTGACAAATACACGTCTCCCTAACTGGATGCCAAAACCTAAAGGTACAGAGTATTTGCAGACTTGGCACGGCACTCCTTTAAAACGACTAGCAACTGATATGGATGAAGTTCATATGCCAGGTACTAACACGTTTAAATACAAAAGTAACTTCATTAAAGAAACTGGAAAATGGGACTATTTAGTCGCACCTAACCAATATTCCAGCGATATATTCGAGAGAGCATTCTTGTTTAACGGAACTATGATTGAGTCGGGTTACCCAAGAAATGATTACTTAATCCAACAGGATAACAAGGAAACGATGAATGGATTAAAAAAAAGTTTAAACATACCAATAGATAAAAAAGTGATATTATATGCTCCAACTTGGAGAGATAATCAGTTTTATCAAAAGGGAAAATATAAGTTCGATCTTAGTCTAGATTTAAAGCAAATGAGAGAAGAGTTAGGGGAAGAGTATGTAGTAATTCTGCGTATGCATTATTTAATTGCAGAAAACTTTGACCTTGGTCCCTTTGAAGGTTTTGCCTATGACCTTTCTAAACATGAAGACATTAGAGACCTATATTTAATCTCTGATGCGTTAATCACCGATTATTCATCTGTTTTCTTTGACTATGCTAATTTAAGAAGACCGATTATCTTTTATGTATATGACCTTGATGAGTATCGTGATAGCCTAAGAGGATTTTATTTGGACTTAGAAACGGAAGCTCCTGGACCATTGACTAAAACAACTAATGAGGTTATTACTTCAATAAAAGAATTTGAAAATAGTAACTATCATCTAGGTGAAGCTTTTGAAGAGTTTTATGACCGCTTTTGTTCCTGGGAGGACGGGGAATCCTCTAAACGTGTTGTCGAGGAAGTCTTCAAAAAGTAA
- a CDS encoding glycosyltransferase, translating to MKNYVITTTLPYSFGGRTKALLRRTRLLNQEINTNFILVSTNFNPNYEEVYKQYIEKEFVQPDTQFINIYDDLIPRSFPSSIVTHSISESGFKAEKLKKRNGYKLYKNRNYSMFKSFEYEGGQLKFIDYIRENTTDREYRDYYNKKGNKCRRIYYDENVHVYKEELFDARGKVYLTKNLCQKNGVSVVNKITLYKNYILKKTHEFESENDFFSFWYEKIIEEGSNVICDARKIDEALLNVRKNIKKIIQLHSNHKTISDYYSRSYIVRYANRADKIIFLTEEQQLDFHRDTNSSKERLLTIPHYIEETSLQNTVRNKDSICVISRLDPDKQIDHIILAFKKIQNKYPEKSLYIYGDGKDKKRLEELIISKGLFNSVKLMGRTENPDSVFQESAFSVFASKHEGVGLVILESLNNGCPVVGYHTNYGPSDMIAHKENGFLVKYNDRFDLEEKMDLMIQSNIEKMSLRAVILDRKFRKDSYVDNWKGVLGL from the coding sequence TTGAAAAACTATGTTATCACTACTACTTTACCATATTCTTTTGGTGGACGTACGAAAGCATTGCTCAGACGAACAAGATTACTTAATCAAGAAATCAATACGAATTTCATATTAGTTAGCACGAACTTTAATCCAAACTATGAAGAGGTTTATAAACAGTATATTGAGAAAGAGTTTGTACAACCAGACACACAGTTTATTAATATTTATGATGATTTAATTCCAAGGTCATTTCCTTCTTCTATAGTCACTCATAGTATTTCAGAGAGTGGATTTAAAGCGGAAAAACTTAAAAAAAGGAATGGATATAAACTATATAAAAATAGAAATTATTCAATGTTTAAAAGTTTTGAATATGAAGGAGGGCAGTTAAAGTTCATAGATTATATTAGAGAAAACACCACTGATAGAGAATATAGAGATTATTACAATAAGAAAGGAAACAAGTGCAGAAGGATATATTATGACGAAAACGTACATGTTTACAAGGAAGAATTATTTGATGCTAGAGGGAAAGTCTATCTAACAAAAAACTTGTGCCAGAAAAATGGGGTAAGCGTTGTAAATAAAATAACTCTATACAAGAATTACATATTAAAAAAAACACATGAATTTGAGAGTGAAAATGATTTTTTTTCATTTTGGTACGAGAAAATAATTGAAGAAGGTTCAAATGTAATTTGTGATGCAAGAAAAATTGATGAAGCACTGTTAAATGTACGAAAAAATATAAAAAAAATTATTCAACTCCATTCTAATCATAAAACAATATCTGATTACTACTCGAGAAGCTACATTGTTAGGTATGCTAATAGAGCTGATAAGATTATTTTTTTAACAGAAGAGCAGCAACTGGATTTTCATAGGGATACGAATTCCAGTAAAGAAAGGCTATTAACAATCCCACATTATATTGAAGAAACATCATTACAAAATACGGTAAGAAATAAGGATAGTATTTGTGTTATATCAAGATTAGATCCGGATAAGCAAATTGATCACATTATATTAGCTTTTAAAAAGATTCAGAACAAGTACCCTGAAAAAAGTTTATACATATATGGGGATGGAAAAGATAAAAAAAGACTTGAGGAATTAATTATATCTAAAGGATTATTTAACAGTGTAAAATTAATGGGTAGAACGGAAAACCCTGATAGCGTATTTCAAGAAAGTGCATTTTCTGTATTCGCTAGTAAACACGAGGGGGTTGGTTTAGTAATATTAGAAAGTCTAAATAATGGTTGCCCTGTGGTAGGTTATCATACTAATTATGGGCCAAGTGATATGATTGCCCATAAGGAAAATGGGTTCTTAGTGAAATATAATGATAGGTTCGATTTAGAAGAAAAAATGGATCTCATGATTCAATCGAACATAGAAAAGATGTCATTACGAGCAGTGATATTAGATCGTAAATTCAGAAAAGACTCTTACGTAGACAATTGGAAGGGTGTTTTAGGTTTATGA
- a CDS encoding glycosyltransferase, with product MKKKQPIFFLMNSIDLVRGGLTRASLNQASTFAEMGYEVQMITFNYNLNYPKIREKLIKMGKVNPNVVIRNLYEELEGDNDTLSTSSSILKKTILSELTNEETADKREGHNAYRVYENGLYTRYISFDGKDRLQLIDYFNENRYRTKRVEYDTTGEIRKISYMDFLENKARQIILYNQDGKAYLSQWNNPKNAKIQRINLFNTSTGEIERVYTSGSTIFKKDWLEDILVNMDEPIVISDTRSTDDVLAKLNPELATKIWRLHSSHVNYPFDVNGEITSKVKTGIANLNNYDGAFVLTNEQKEDLVNRYGKDQFFHVVPHYHEDNNKKGIKGLFTNTSTNPKLAVIVSRLSTLKRVDHSIKAFKTVVEHVPDAKLEIWGTGTEDEKLASLINELNLSNNVELKGYTHKPDEIYQKALFSILTSKSEGFALSVLESMVNKTPVVSYNIKYGPSDLIQDNVTGKLVEDKDIDSLAQEMIYLFENPEEAKELGVKGSDYINRNFNKELYKEKFISSIEKAEQYKKSEK from the coding sequence GTGAAAAAAAAGCAACCTATATTTTTCTTAATGAACTCTATTGATTTAGTTAGAGGCGGGCTAACAAGAGCATCTTTAAATCAAGCATCAACCTTCGCAGAAATGGGTTATGAGGTACAGATGATTACATTTAATTATAACCTTAATTATCCCAAAATTAGAGAAAAACTAATTAAAATGGGTAAAGTTAATCCGAACGTGGTTATTAGAAATTTGTATGAGGAACTTGAAGGAGATAATGATACTCTTTCTACTTCTAGCTCTATACTAAAAAAAACCATCCTTAGTGAATTAACTAATGAGGAGACCGCCGATAAACGAGAAGGTCATAATGCTTATAGAGTCTATGAGAATGGATTATATACTAGATACATTTCATTCGATGGTAAAGATCGTCTCCAACTTATAGATTATTTTAATGAAAATAGATACCGAACAAAAAGAGTGGAGTATGATACTACAGGGGAAATTAGAAAAATTTCTTATATGGACTTTTTAGAAAACAAAGCGAGACAGATCATTCTTTATAACCAGGATGGAAAGGCCTATCTTTCTCAATGGAACAACCCTAAAAATGCTAAAATCCAGAGGATAAACTTATTTAACACAAGTACTGGTGAAATTGAAAGGGTCTATACAAGTGGTAGTACAATTTTTAAAAAGGACTGGTTAGAGGATATTCTGGTTAACATGGACGAGCCAATTGTCATTTCTGATACCCGAAGCACAGATGATGTTTTAGCCAAATTAAACCCTGAATTAGCGACTAAAATATGGAGGTTGCATAGTAGTCATGTGAATTATCCTTTTGATGTAAATGGTGAAATTACCTCTAAAGTAAAAACGGGTATTGCTAATTTAAATAACTATGACGGTGCCTTCGTTCTAACAAATGAACAGAAAGAGGATTTGGTTAATAGATATGGTAAAGACCAATTTTTCCACGTGGTACCTCACTATCATGAAGATAACAATAAGAAGGGTATAAAAGGATTGTTTACTAATACATCTACAAACCCTAAACTAGCTGTAATCGTAAGTAGATTATCTACTTTAAAACGTGTGGACCATTCTATCAAGGCATTTAAAACTGTAGTAGAACACGTACCTGATGCTAAACTTGAAATATGGGGTACAGGTACTGAAGATGAAAAGTTAGCCAGTCTTATTAATGAACTAAATCTATCAAACAATGTTGAGTTAAAAGGATATACACATAAACCTGATGAAATCTATCAGAAAGCTTTATTCTCCATTCTGACCTCTAAAAGCGAGGGATTTGCTTTATCAGTTTTAGAGAGTATGGTAAATAAAACACCGGTAGTCAGCTACAATATAAAATACGGGCCAAGTGATTTAATTCAGGATAACGTTACAGGTAAATTAGTTGAGGATAAAGATATCGATTCCTTAGCTCAAGAGATGATTTACCTATTTGAGAATCCAGAGGAAGCTAAGGAGTTAGGTGTTAAAGGTTCTGATTATATAAATCGAAACTTTAATAAAGAATTGTATAAGGAGAAGTTCATATCTTCCATTGAAAAAGCGGAGCAATATAAAAAAAGTGAAAAGTAA